The Rubripirellula reticaptiva DNA window GTCACGTTTTCCGCGACCCAAAACTTGGTATAGGACTCTGGCTGGGCGGCATCGATGACCTTTGGAAACTCGGCAAACCCGTCGGTCACGGTGGACCTTGGATGGAAACGAAAGTAAAAGCCGGCATTGCGTCCGATTCCTATTTGATGACAGGCTATGACCAAAAGACGCTGCAAATATCTCACAATTCTGCAAGTCCCGTCACCATCACTGTGCAGATCGACATTAACGGAAACGGCCTTTGGACAACGTACAAGAGTTTCAAAGTCTCGCAACACGCCACCACAACGCATGAGTTCCCAGTCGGATTCTCGGCCTGTTGGATGCGGGCGGTTAGCAATACAGATACCACCGCAACCGTTCAACTCGACTATCAATGAGTCGGTTTCGCAGACCGTAAACTAAGTCGCGCGAGACCGGAGCTTTGTCCTAGGCAGCACGTTTAGCGATCATCGGCAACCCCTGGTTTCTTCGTGAGATTTCGACCTCGGTGGTAAGGCGAATCAGTTGGCACGCCTAGGTTCGGCGCGGCGTCCACTGGCAGTGATTCGGTTAAACGTGATCTGACGTCCGACAGTTTAGGGTCGCTTGCACGGTTGTTAAACTCGTGGGGGTCTTCCTGCAGGTCATACAATTCTTCGATTCCATTGCCATACTTAATCAGCCGATATCGCGTGTCGGCAACAGCATGTGATGATGTCTCTTCGCGATCGAATTGATAGGAAGTCAGCGCCGGCGTGGTTCGCGCGGCCTGCGGATTTTTTAGCTGCGGAACCAGCGAAACGCCGTCGCACTGCACGGGAACGGAAATGCCGGCCAACTCGCACAGCGTCGGATAGACATCGGTCAGCGTTGCCGGCTGCTGAGTCTTCTGACCGTCCCGGCTAAGCCCCGGAGCATGAATGAACAACGGCACGTGCGTGGTTTGATCCCAGAGCGCGAACTTCTCCCAATTCTCCTTTTCACCAATGTGAAATCCGTGATCCGACCACAGGACCACGATCGTGTTGTCTTTCATCGGCGACGCGTCCAGCGCATCAAGCAACCGACCCAGTTGATGATCCACATAACTGATGCTTGCCAAGTATCCACGCATCAGGTGCGGCCACTGATCGTTGTCAGTGACCCACTTGTGCCAGTTGCGCCGGCCATGGTCGTGCGCGTCATCCAGATCATCATCACGAAGCTTTGGCAACTGAACTTCGTCGATGGGATACAGGTCAAACCACTTCTGTGGCACTTCCCACGGAATGTGAGGCCGAAACAGACCGACGGCAAGGAACAGCGGCCTGTCGCCTTCCCGCTGCATCTGTTCGGTCGCCCAGTCGACTACCAAATGATCGCCGTAAGTGTCCTCGGCCTGATCGGTGATCACGGCAGCGCCAAACAAGTGGTAGTTCAGAGGCCGCTTGCCAGTGAAGCCCGCGTTCTGGCCTTGCGAAAAAACCGGGCGTGGCCAATCGCCGGAAATCGGATCCAGCGGATCGCCTCGATAGTCGTCCCAGGCATCCGGGTCGTTCTGAGAATCACCCGGTGTCCACTGCAGCGTATGAAAGATCTTGCCGCCCCCGACGGCTCGATAGCCGTGATCGCGAAAGTGCTGAGACAACACCACCGCGTCCTTCAGCGCCGGCGATTCGTCTCGCCATCGAGGCCCGTGAGCACCGAACAGATTTCGATAAACCCCCGAACGCGACGGGTGCACCCCCGTCATGACCGCGACGCGCGATGGGTGACACGCCGGCGCCGCACAATGAGCATTGGTAAACGTGACCGAACGTTTTGCCAGTCGCTCAAAATTCGGAGTCTTCACGCCGGAATGATTGTCAAGCGGCGAGATGTAGTCGTTCAAATCGTCCACAGCAATGAATAGTACGTTCGGGCGATTTGCTGCCGTGCATAGTGATACCGACTGATCGCCTGCAAAGCTGAACAACAAGATAAGCGAAAGGAAAGCCAACGCCTTCATAAAACGGAATCCAGTAATCGGACTAACGAACCAAAGATGCACGGATGTCGCGGGTTGTTCTTGACCAAACAAATGTTTCCATCGTCTTTC harbors:
- a CDS encoding sulfatase, whose product is MKALAFLSLILLFSFAGDQSVSLCTAANRPNVLFIAVDDLNDYISPLDNHSGVKTPNFERLAKRSVTFTNAHCAAPACHPSRVAVMTGVHPSRSGVYRNLFGAHGPRWRDESPALKDAVVLSQHFRDHGYRAVGGGKIFHTLQWTPGDSQNDPDAWDDYRGDPLDPISGDWPRPVFSQGQNAGFTGKRPLNYHLFGAAVITDQAEDTYGDHLVVDWATEQMQREGDRPLFLAVGLFRPHIPWEVPQKWFDLYPIDEVQLPKLRDDDLDDAHDHGRRNWHKWVTDNDQWPHLMRGYLASISYVDHQLGRLLDALDASPMKDNTIVVLWSDHGFHIGEKENWEKFALWDQTTHVPLFIHAPGLSRDGQKTQQPATLTDVYPTLCELAGISVPVQCDGVSLVPQLKNPQAARTTPALTSYQFDREETSSHAVADTRYRLIKYGNGIEELYDLQEDPHEFNNRASDPKLSDVRSRLTESLPVDAAPNLGVPTDSPYHRGRNLTKKPGVADDR